In one Paraburkholderia azotifigens genomic region, the following are encoded:
- a CDS encoding ShlB/FhaC/HecB family hemolysin secretion/activation protein — protein MNRLRLIAAALACSGTIAWGQTLPNAGSILQQTAPRDTRPAPPGGGQSLPAVPQPGAPPVTAPGPTFVLKGITFRGNDTIPADQLLAPVRDQVGKQIGFADLETIAAKVTQVYRARGYLLAQVVIPQQDVSAGTVEFTVLEGRVGHVRLDIAAGTPIREDVLRARVAQIPTGQPLQQHDLERTMLLLSDLPGIVVTSAIEMGEEPGTVDLTISIAPAKRWTFAIDFDNYGAPESGTWRLGALARLNSPFMIGDNLDLRLLASERLDTVYGRIGYEAPVNAYGTRVGVALSRLNYALGKEFAPLDAQGEATVVDLTVTHPLLRTRNQNLLARANLEYRDLIDNIGAVDLHNPRSLIEGSVGLSYESRDALLGGGFNSADVELLIGSLHFRNAAAEELDTSAFGRNTQGTEMRATFFANRLNAVTERFSVFAGISGQWAATTLDSSSRFLLGGPHAVRAYSTSEGLVDEGFVATVEGRYAINAKATVFGFFDFGTGWYNANSRPEQGPNMITRSGVGFGAYWVGPGGIALQGTVAWRTTGSDTTGDDKVPRFYVQLTKTF, from the coding sequence ATGAACCGACTCAGACTCATTGCGGCGGCGCTAGCCTGCAGCGGGACGATCGCGTGGGGCCAGACGCTGCCGAATGCCGGCAGCATCCTTCAGCAAACCGCACCGCGCGATACGCGTCCTGCGCCGCCCGGCGGCGGCCAGTCGCTACCCGCCGTGCCGCAGCCGGGCGCGCCGCCCGTGACGGCACCCGGGCCGACGTTCGTGCTGAAGGGCATCACGTTCAGGGGCAACGACACGATTCCTGCCGATCAACTGCTTGCGCCCGTGCGCGACCAGGTCGGCAAGCAGATCGGATTCGCCGATCTCGAAACGATCGCTGCGAAGGTCACGCAGGTCTATCGCGCGCGCGGCTATCTGCTCGCCCAGGTCGTGATTCCGCAGCAGGACGTGAGCGCGGGCACGGTCGAATTCACCGTGCTCGAAGGACGCGTCGGCCATGTGCGGCTCGATATCGCGGCGGGCACGCCGATCCGCGAAGACGTGCTGCGTGCGCGCGTCGCGCAGATTCCGACAGGCCAGCCGCTGCAGCAGCACGATCTCGAACGCACGATGCTGCTGCTGTCGGACTTGCCGGGCATCGTCGTGACCTCGGCCATCGAAATGGGCGAGGAGCCGGGCACGGTCGATCTGACCATCAGCATCGCGCCTGCCAAACGCTGGACGTTTGCGATCGACTTCGACAATTACGGCGCGCCCGAAAGCGGGACGTGGCGTCTGGGTGCGCTCGCGCGTCTCAATTCGCCGTTCATGATCGGCGACAACCTGGACCTGCGTCTGCTGGCCAGCGAGCGGCTCGATACCGTGTATGGCCGCATCGGCTACGAGGCGCCCGTGAACGCGTACGGCACGCGTGTGGGCGTCGCGCTGTCGCGGCTCAACTATGCGCTCGGCAAGGAATTCGCGCCCCTCGACGCGCAGGGCGAAGCGACCGTCGTCGATCTGACGGTGACGCATCCGCTGCTGCGTACCCGCAACCAGAACCTGCTGGCCCGCGCGAACCTGGAATATCGCGATCTCATCGACAACATCGGCGCGGTGGACCTGCACAATCCGCGCTCGCTGATCGAAGGGAGCGTCGGTCTCAGCTACGAGAGCCGCGACGCGCTGCTGGGCGGCGGCTTCAATAGCGCGGATGTGGAGTTGCTGATTGGCAGCCTGCATTTCAGGAATGCGGCCGCCGAGGAACTGGATACGTCCGCGTTCGGACGCAATACGCAGGGCACCGAGATGCGCGCGACGTTCTTCGCGAACCGCCTGAATGCGGTGACGGAGCGCTTCAGCGTATTCGCGGGCATATCGGGCCAGTGGGCCGCCACGACACTCGACAGCTCGTCGCGCTTTCTGCTGGGCGGCCCGCATGCGGTGCGCGCGTACTCGACGTCGGAAGGACTCGTCGACGAGGGCTTCGTCGCGACGGTCGAAGGGCGTTATGCAATCAATGCGAAGGCGACGGTGTTCGGCTTCTTCGACTTCGGCACCGGCTGGTACAACGCCAACTCGCGGCCGGAGCAGGGGCCGAACATGATCACGCGAAGCGGCGTCGGCTTCGGCGCGTACTGGGTGGGGCCGGGCGGCATCGCGCTTCAGGGCACGGTCGCCTGGCGCACGACGGGATCGGATACGACGGGCGACGACAAGGTGCCGCGCTTTTATGTGCAGTTGACCAAGACGTTCTAG
- a CDS encoding MltA domain-containing protein has translation MHNVAWKLVLVVALAGCAGSQPASTTTFGPASGLPALASSQRAAQATPPMSAPAAPTPSAQIDTARVTSATEAASPASAAIASNSVAFATRHAYYSSARFADLPGWNTDDLSGSWDAFRRSCSVLGSRAGWSDPCTALRSVDASNAAAIRQFFEAYFNAYQIRNTDKSGNGTLTGYYEPLLNGSQQYGGAFLYPIYGTPDDMLYLDARRLPDSAHGSASAARIEGRAVVPVADVTPGSVKGVYVLDLRDSVPDIRDKKIRLRLDHERIVPYYARAEIERGALKAPILAYVDDPVMLYSMQVQGAGKVRMRDGTVRRFAYAEQNGRPFLPPVARANGGGQRITVRGIDVEIDVQDESPAGNAGDAVGGVPSAHSQDDDEPVSPLLRGFKLASATPPSGDSAAPAVRPASTGSLAGATSNGSVASKPANTGAGTGGAQTGNTPVKRVFAISDPSYVFFRLIPDSPNGPVGALGVPLSAGRSVAVDPRTTPLGAPVFVSTLDDPQAPGAIDRLMMAQDSGGAIRGAVRADYFYGFGQSAQTQASRTKERIRMWVLLPKGLPISARDAALKTRGGGAAAPSADCVVSDPDLCVDDTP, from the coding sequence ATGCACAACGTAGCCTGGAAGCTCGTTCTGGTTGTGGCGCTCGCCGGTTGCGCAGGCAGCCAACCTGCATCGACGACGACCTTCGGGCCAGCGAGCGGACTGCCAGCACTGGCGTCATCTCAACGGGCAGCGCAAGCGACGCCACCGATGTCCGCGCCTGCCGCGCCAACGCCATCCGCGCAGATCGACACTGCCCGCGTCACGTCAGCGACGGAAGCCGCGTCTCCCGCATCCGCTGCAATTGCGAGCAACAGCGTTGCCTTCGCGACGCGTCACGCGTATTACTCGTCAGCGCGCTTCGCCGATCTGCCAGGCTGGAACACCGACGACCTCAGTGGCTCGTGGGACGCCTTCCGGCGCAGCTGCTCGGTGCTCGGCTCGCGAGCCGGCTGGTCGGACCCGTGCACGGCGCTGCGCTCGGTCGATGCAAGCAATGCCGCCGCTATTCGCCAGTTCTTCGAGGCGTACTTCAACGCCTACCAGATCCGCAATACAGACAAGAGCGGGAACGGCACGCTGACTGGCTATTACGAGCCGCTGCTCAACGGAAGCCAGCAATATGGCGGCGCCTTCCTCTATCCCATCTATGGCACGCCCGACGACATGTTGTATCTCGATGCCCGACGCTTGCCGGACAGCGCGCACGGGTCGGCAAGCGCGGCGCGCATCGAAGGCCGAGCGGTCGTTCCCGTCGCCGACGTCACGCCGGGCAGTGTGAAAGGTGTCTACGTTCTCGACCTGCGCGACAGCGTGCCGGACATACGCGACAAAAAGATCCGTCTGCGGCTCGATCACGAACGCATCGTGCCGTACTACGCGCGCGCGGAGATCGAGCGCGGCGCGCTCAAGGCGCCCATTCTCGCGTATGTCGACGACCCCGTCATGCTGTACTCGATGCAGGTGCAAGGCGCAGGCAAGGTGCGCATGCGTGATGGCACGGTGCGCCGCTTCGCTTACGCAGAACAGAACGGCCGGCCATTCCTGCCGCCCGTCGCGCGCGCGAATGGAGGTGGGCAGCGGATCACCGTGCGCGGCATCGATGTCGAGATCGACGTTCAGGACGAGTCGCCGGCGGGCAACGCCGGAGATGCCGTCGGCGGTGTCCCGTCCGCACACTCGCAGGACGACGATGAACCGGTGTCGCCGTTGCTGCGCGGCTTCAAACTCGCTTCAGCGACACCGCCAAGCGGCGACTCCGCGGCACCCGCCGTGCGTCCCGCTTCCACCGGGAGCCTGGCAGGCGCGACGTCGAATGGATCTGTCGCTTCGAAACCGGCCAACACCGGTGCGGGGACGGGAGGCGCGCAGACCGGCAACACGCCCGTCAAGCGCGTGTTCGCCATATCGGACCCCAGCTATGTGTTCTTCAGGTTGATTCCCGACTCGCCGAATGGCCCTGTCGGCGCGCTGGGCGTGCCGTTATCGGCGGGCCGCTCCGTGGCCGTCGATCCGCGCACCACGCCGCTCGGCGCGCCCGTGTTCGTCTCGACGCTCGACGATCCGCAAGCCCCCGGCGCAATCGACCGGCTGATGATGGCGCAAGATTCCGGCGGTGCGATTCGGGGCGCAGTGAGGGCGGACTATTTCTATGGTTTCGGCCAGAGCGCGCAGACTCAGGCGAGCCGAACGAAGGAACGCATACGGATGTGGGTGCTATTGCCGAAAGGGCTGCCCATCTCTGCGAGAGATGCGGCGCTGAAAACGCGTGGCGGCGGCGCAGCGGCGCCGAGTGCCGATTGCGTCGTTAGCGATCCCGATTTGTGCGTCGACGATACGCCTTGA
- a CDS encoding CHAT domain-containing protein, producing the protein MSCIARAAARKVQCGAPRPHRASLVGLRMAGILALVFCAMFGPGQRVFAATAATPPSGAAPGLAPESAGFRQAAERERDAETLQSLTSEGRLLLSRDRVTLPAYDYCSMAVSAAERGDFRDSVQAAARALVMAQRTDNADLAALSKRDLAIAYSYAGDLEDAERYANEALASTPKAPEQVFAPANKVLGDIALRRGHPQDALDAYNRALETASPRYRPLVLLSVTNAQVAAGDTAGARKTFDAASPAPSADLAPEYRRIEGNLLLAEGKPENALLAFTTLLSESGGSDANYDRLWAHEGIGRTDLALGQRARAREAYLQAVDDSEKIRARFHSEEFKTGLFGDTQSVFEMAITLTVEVGDYASAWSLSERSRARALLDVVRNRVDAGVDDRQLNGNVPGLDVVRNALKPNETLVEYHSLEKSIIVWVIRNEGLKGYTLPIARADMDAAVTDFRNAIVRRRPAAITYGDKLHALLIAPLGLRADDRLIIVPHGALHYLPFQALHGPDGFLIQRHAIALEPSASVAVQLESRERQVASNLVAFGNPTIAPAYALPGAEAEVRGIAPLFARQEIFLQSSATRVSFRENAPTGRVLHVATHAEADTIDPLHSRILLAPATQPADGPDSLLAKDIYNLKLNDVSLVTLSACETGLGRIARGDEILGFTRAFFYAGATSLIVSMWPVADESSALTMRTFYAQLADGHQAIDAMRTAQLAVMQNPRFAHPFFWAPFDLMGGWRLSIAR; encoded by the coding sequence ATGTCCTGCATTGCACGCGCCGCGGCCCGTAAAGTGCAATGCGGCGCGCCGCGCCCGCATCGCGCGTCGCTCGTCGGCTTGCGCATGGCGGGTATCCTTGCGCTCGTCTTCTGTGCAATGTTCGGCCCAGGCCAGCGCGTATTCGCGGCCACGGCAGCCACACCTCCAAGCGGCGCCGCGCCCGGTCTCGCGCCCGAATCGGCCGGCTTTCGACAGGCGGCCGAGCGCGAACGCGATGCCGAAACGCTGCAGTCATTGACCTCCGAAGGGCGACTACTGCTGTCGCGCGATCGCGTTACGCTGCCTGCCTACGACTATTGCAGCATGGCGGTATCGGCGGCCGAGCGCGGCGACTTCCGCGACAGCGTCCAGGCGGCGGCTCGCGCGCTGGTGATGGCGCAGCGCACCGACAACGCCGATCTGGCCGCGCTGTCGAAACGCGATCTCGCCATCGCGTACAGCTATGCCGGCGATCTCGAAGACGCCGAACGCTATGCCAATGAAGCGCTGGCCTCGACGCCGAAAGCGCCGGAACAGGTGTTTGCGCCCGCCAACAAGGTGCTTGGCGATATCGCGCTGCGCCGCGGCCATCCGCAGGATGCGCTGGATGCCTACAACCGTGCGCTCGAAACGGCCTCGCCGCGCTATCGTCCGCTGGTGCTGCTGTCGGTGACGAACGCACAGGTCGCTGCTGGCGACACGGCCGGCGCGCGCAAGACGTTCGATGCCGCGAGTCCCGCGCCGAGTGCGGACCTCGCGCCGGAGTACCGGCGCATCGAAGGCAATCTCCTGCTGGCCGAAGGCAAGCCCGAGAACGCGCTGCTCGCGTTCACCACGCTGCTGTCGGAGAGCGGCGGCAGCGACGCGAACTACGACCGCTTGTGGGCGCACGAAGGCATTGGGCGCACCGATCTGGCGCTGGGTCAGAGGGCGAGGGCGCGCGAAGCCTATCTGCAAGCCGTGGACGATTCGGAGAAGATCCGCGCACGCTTTCATAGCGAAGAGTTCAAGACGGGCCTCTTCGGCGACACGCAGTCCGTGTTCGAAATGGCGATCACGCTGACGGTCGAAGTAGGCGACTATGCGTCGGCCTGGAGCCTGTCCGAGCGCAGCCGCGCGCGGGCGCTGCTCGATGTCGTGCGCAACCGCGTGGACGCGGGCGTGGACGACCGGCAACTGAACGGCAATGTGCCGGGTCTCGACGTGGTGCGCAACGCACTGAAGCCGAACGAAACACTCGTCGAATATCACAGCCTGGAGAAGTCGATCATCGTATGGGTGATCCGCAACGAAGGGCTGAAGGGCTATACGCTGCCAATCGCCCGTGCGGACATGGATGCGGCCGTCACCGATTTCCGCAACGCGATCGTGCGCCGCCGGCCTGCCGCGATTACCTATGGCGACAAGCTCCATGCGCTGCTGATTGCGCCACTCGGCTTGCGCGCCGACGACCGCCTGATCATCGTTCCGCATGGCGCGCTGCACTATCTGCCGTTCCAGGCGTTGCACGGCCCGGATGGCTTCCTGATCCAGCGCCACGCCATCGCGCTGGAGCCTTCGGCGAGTGTCGCGGTGCAACTGGAATCGCGCGAGCGGCAGGTGGCGAGCAATCTGGTCGCATTCGGCAATCCGACGATCGCGCCCGCGTATGCATTGCCAGGCGCCGAGGCGGAGGTGCGAGGCATTGCGCCGTTATTCGCACGGCAGGAAATTTTTCTGCAATCCAGCGCGACCCGCGTGAGCTTCCGCGAAAATGCGCCCACGGGGCGAGTGCTGCATGTCGCCACGCACGCGGAGGCCGACACGATCGACCCGTTGCATTCGCGCATCCTGCTCGCGCCCGCGACGCAACCGGCCGATGGTCCCGACTCGCTGCTTGCGAAAGATATCTACAACCTGAAGCTGAACGACGTCTCGCTCGTCACGCTGTCGGCGTGCGAGACAGGCCTCGGCCGCATTGCACGCGGCGACGAGATTCTCGGCTTCACGCGCGCGTTCTTCTATGCGGGCGCGACGAGCCTGATCGTGTCGATGTGGCCCGTGGCCGACGAATCGAGCGCGCTGACGATGCGCACGTTTTACGCGCAACTGGCCGATGGCCATCAAGCCATCGATGCGATGCGCACCGCGCAACTCGCTGTGATGCAGAACCCACGCTTCGCCCATCCGTTCTTCTGGGCACCATTCGACTTGATGGGAGGCTGGCGCCTGAGCATCGCGCGCTGA
- a CDS encoding FYVE zinc finger domain-containing protein, translating into MGLKNGTAVNMLTSKECKHYEYVGDCHTHPYLNKMGAKAMIGPSSSDYMEWWLYTPSNYTFSIHFVVSGDTVFLILTRDVTKMGHKLLSVALTSTTPDTDVTNEPMRLDYKLADIYGNVVNTDQELDFWESRFPDHARRFTEANLAMNAALGDLLGFEYYQGKLKSEGIILERQTTQEVYGPAVIIGKTLTPKTTAKWIDDSKATRCTSCKRAFSMTFRKHHCRNCGRIFCEQCSSSQAPVKNRLSRWGGNTAGVKVARVCDECYSMCR; encoded by the coding sequence GTGGGGCTGAAGAATGGCACCGCCGTCAATATGCTCACATCCAAAGAGTGCAAGCATTACGAATACGTGGGCGACTGTCATACGCACCCGTACCTCAACAAGATGGGCGCAAAGGCGATGATCGGTCCTTCGTCGAGCGACTATATGGAGTGGTGGCTTTATACCCCGAGCAACTACACCTTCTCGATTCACTTCGTGGTGAGCGGAGATACCGTATTCCTGATACTGACCCGCGACGTCACCAAGATGGGACATAAGCTGCTCAGCGTTGCATTGACCAGTACGACGCCCGACACTGACGTAACAAACGAACCCATGCGCCTCGACTACAAGCTGGCGGATATCTACGGCAACGTAGTAAACACCGACCAGGAGCTCGACTTCTGGGAGTCCCGCTTCCCGGACCATGCGCGCCGCTTCACGGAGGCCAACCTTGCGATGAACGCCGCGCTCGGCGATTTGCTTGGCTTCGAATACTACCAGGGCAAGCTCAAATCTGAAGGCATCATTCTCGAGCGGCAAACCACGCAGGAGGTGTACGGTCCGGCCGTGATCATCGGGAAGACGCTCACGCCGAAAACCACGGCGAAGTGGATTGACGACAGCAAGGCGACTCGCTGCACAAGCTGCAAGCGCGCATTCTCAATGACGTTCCGCAAGCACCATTGCCGCAACTGCGGCCGGATTTTCTGCGAACAATGCTCGAGTTCGCAGGCGCCGGTCAAGAACCGGCTGTCCCGTTGGGGCGGGAATACTGCTGGAGTAAAGGTTGCCCGGGTGTGCGACGAGTGCTATTCGATGTGCCGCTGA
- a CDS encoding LirA/MavJ family T4SS effector gives MKAKFDREKKTFVRDGEDLSKTNYIDGYAAIVTFLCDRERFTASLRKVSQSLWIEYLSCDKNEHNKFTKAMGVVARRHGFTFQNQLHVNTDRARNNAPIGIVLVAGDPLLGTHVRNKVFFKDSMDSRHGEHSHSLQWLAIAESGVVGDQTAEFYANTVNFRCKPKGIDDLSVTMWQWVVDCFPSDMKKFATETLNNGETLESESFRAPQCLMDYLLMGDRRPFADHFLSTYLYWRYKNRNWLAEQTAYSDTDGEMYNKVTDIQTTGIATHNTEQWQNAAAWTPGKTADDKVVRYKRNPGYVKPPAVKGAREVRFHNISGRLYDSYAK, from the coding sequence GTGAAAGCGAAGTTCGATCGGGAAAAAAAGACATTCGTGCGCGATGGTGAGGATCTCTCTAAAACGAACTACATCGATGGCTACGCCGCCATTGTGACTTTCCTTTGCGACCGTGAGCGATTCACGGCAAGTCTGAGAAAGGTTTCGCAATCGCTCTGGATCGAGTACCTCTCCTGCGATAAGAATGAACACAACAAGTTCACTAAGGCAATGGGCGTAGTGGCCCGCAGACACGGGTTCACGTTCCAGAACCAGTTGCACGTCAACACAGACCGCGCACGCAACAACGCACCGATCGGCATCGTACTCGTCGCCGGCGATCCTCTGCTCGGCACGCACGTACGCAACAAGGTTTTCTTTAAGGACAGCATGGACTCACGCCATGGCGAGCACAGCCACAGCCTTCAGTGGCTTGCGATCGCCGAATCGGGCGTGGTAGGGGATCAGACGGCCGAATTCTATGCCAACACAGTCAACTTCAGATGCAAACCCAAAGGCATCGACGACCTGTCGGTCACGATGTGGCAATGGGTCGTGGACTGCTTTCCATCCGACATGAAGAAATTCGCGACCGAGACCTTGAACAACGGCGAAACGCTGGAGTCGGAATCGTTCCGTGCACCCCAGTGTCTGATGGACTATCTGTTGATGGGTGATCGCCGGCCGTTTGCTGATCACTTTCTTTCAACCTATCTCTACTGGCGCTACAAGAACCGTAACTGGCTAGCCGAGCAGACGGCCTACAGCGATACAGACGGGGAGATGTATAACAAGGTTACGGACATACAGACGACCGGAATTGCTACGCATAACACCGAGCAATGGCAAAACGCCGCGGCGTGGACGCCCGGGAAAACAGCAGATGACAAGGTAGTCAGGTACAAGCGAAATCCCGGCTACGTAAAGCCGCCCGCAGTGAAGGGGGCCCGCGAGGTCAGATTTCACAACATTTCCGGACGACTCTACGACTCCTATGCGAAATAG
- a CDS encoding serine/threonine-protein kinase, with protein sequence MTSHDDKTVIVSTEPDSRSVPADPAGAENADNGDNATIMPTSAAGTESHHALPIGTRVAEFEIKGLIGEGGFGIVYLAYDTQLGRNVALKEYMPSALASRGSRAEVTVRSERHEETFRAGLKSFVNEARLLAQFDHHSLVKVYRFWEANRTAYMVMPYYEGVTLRDALRVKQAPPDEAWLRTLLTSLISALDVMHRAQCYHRDIAPDNILLLKDSGRPLLLDFGAARRVIGDMTQALTVILKPGYAPVEQYAEIDSMRQGPWTDIYALAAVIYFAIVGKTPPPSVSRMMSDSYVPLATQAAGRYSATFLKAIDHALAVKPEERPQNVRSLAAELGLALGGQDGANDEAVASASLRAATHAAQGDMAASGTGSVPRSGTAAPDDPAASVPRAPASSGPASAAPATRGRATAIGVGAIIVVGLAALGGWFALRPAAPTPPPVTATATAKTGDHPQASGVEHAQTGSPTAPPASQAAGAAMQAPSASGLASGLASAPASAAANPVANIAPSVAPALPPYSPDLELDRIVGLADPSIRVTANSRSNTARIGKDHLQFRVGSNRAGYVYVFMVDPAGQYLMLFPNGLDKNNAIAAGQTLSLPRANWPMMAGAPAGPNHFLVMVSSAPRDFSGGGLRNESVFADFPAEAQRAAAIDRTVSSSPFAGKPRCAASAPQCPETFGASTFTIDVVGPST encoded by the coding sequence ATGACCAGCCACGACGACAAGACGGTAATCGTGTCCACCGAGCCCGACAGCCGGTCGGTCCCGGCCGACCCGGCCGGTGCGGAGAACGCCGATAACGGCGACAACGCGACCATCATGCCGACGTCGGCTGCAGGAACCGAGTCGCACCACGCGCTGCCGATCGGCACCCGGGTCGCAGAGTTCGAAATCAAAGGATTGATCGGCGAAGGCGGCTTCGGCATTGTCTATCTCGCGTACGACACGCAATTGGGCCGCAACGTCGCGCTCAAGGAATACATGCCATCCGCGCTGGCCTCGCGCGGCAGCCGCGCCGAAGTCACGGTGCGATCCGAGCGTCACGAAGAGACCTTCCGCGCGGGCCTGAAAAGCTTCGTCAATGAAGCGCGGCTGCTTGCGCAGTTCGATCATCATTCGCTCGTCAAGGTCTATCGCTTCTGGGAAGCAAACCGCACGGCCTATATGGTGATGCCGTATTACGAAGGCGTGACGCTGCGCGATGCGCTGCGCGTGAAGCAGGCGCCGCCCGACGAAGCCTGGCTGCGCACGCTGCTGACGTCGCTCATCAGCGCACTCGATGTCATGCACCGCGCACAGTGCTACCACCGCGACATTGCGCCGGACAACATACTTTTGCTGAAAGACAGCGGGCGTCCCTTGCTGCTCGACTTCGGTGCGGCGAGACGCGTGATCGGCGACATGACGCAGGCGCTGACCGTGATCCTCAAACCCGGCTACGCGCCCGTCGAGCAGTATGCGGAAATCGATTCGATGAGACAGGGGCCGTGGACCGACATCTATGCGCTCGCTGCCGTGATTTATTTCGCGATCGTCGGCAAGACTCCGCCGCCCTCAGTCAGCCGGATGATGAGCGACAGCTACGTGCCGCTCGCGACGCAAGCCGCCGGCCGCTATTCGGCAACCTTCCTGAAGGCAATCGATCACGCGCTCGCTGTAAAACCCGAAGAGCGGCCGCAGAACGTGCGGTCGCTTGCGGCAGAATTGGGCCTCGCCCTGGGCGGCCAGGATGGTGCGAATGACGAGGCCGTCGCATCGGCGTCGCTGCGTGCGGCCACGCATGCCGCGCAGGGTGACATGGCTGCGTCCGGGACAGGCAGCGTGCCTCGTTCCGGCACGGCAGCACCCGACGACCCGGCCGCGTCCGTCCCTCGTGCCCCGGCATCCTCCGGGCCGGCGAGCGCAGCGCCCGCAACGCGGGGGCGCGCCACGGCCATAGGAGTTGGCGCGATCATCGTCGTCGGATTGGCGGCGCTCGGTGGCTGGTTTGCGTTACGGCCTGCGGCGCCGACTCCGCCGCCCGTCACCGCCACGGCCACGGCCAAGACCGGAGACCATCCGCAGGCGTCCGGCGTGGAGCACGCGCAGACCGGGTCCCCGACCGCGCCTCCTGCGTCACAAGCGGCCGGCGCCGCCATGCAGGCGCCATCGGCAAGCGGCCTTGCAAGCGGGCTCGCAAGCGCCCCCGCGAGCGCGGCCGCGAACCCCGTAGCGAACATCGCGCCATCCGTTGCACCCGCGCTACCGCCTTACTCGCCCGACCTTGAGCTTGACCGGATCGTCGGTCTCGCCGATCCGTCGATCCGCGTGACGGCGAACTCCCGCAGCAATACCGCGCGGATCGGCAAGGATCATCTGCAATTCCGTGTCGGCAGCAATCGTGCGGGATACGTGTACGTGTTCATGGTTGATCCCGCCGGCCAATATCTGATGCTGTTTCCGAATGGGCTCGACAAGAACAATGCGATCGCCGCAGGCCAGACGCTGTCGTTGCCGCGCGCGAACTGGCCGATGATGGCGGGCGCGCCGGCCGGCCCGAACCATTTTCTCGTCATGGTCTCGTCAGCGCCGCGCGACTTTTCAGGCGGCGGGCTCCGCAACGAGTCGGTGTTCGCAGATTTCCCGGCAGAGGCGCAGCGCGCCGCCGCGATCGACCGCACCGTCAGCTCTTCGCCGTTTGCTGGCAAGCCGCGCTGCGCGGCAAGCGCGCCTCAATGTCCGGAAACGTTCGGCGCGTCAACTTTCACAATCGACGTTGTCGGTCCGTCGACGTAG